The following proteins come from a genomic window of Halomarina ordinaria:
- a CDS encoding DoxX family protein: MAETSAGENVFRSTVAGVTAEGRAHPLSAWFVLALRLVIGVAFLYSGVEKVLAGFDSQGYLTGVAATNGNPLAGLFLWMGQTPWFVDFVNVAVPWGEVAIGLGIVVGLFTRLAAFFGAFMMLLFYFGNWDMAHGPINSDFTYMLVFLSVAAFGAGRIFGLDAYLERYEVGGEPLLERYPALDYVLG, from the coding sequence ATGGCTGAAACCTCTGCAGGCGAGAACGTGTTCCGCTCGACCGTCGCCGGCGTCACCGCCGAGGGACGCGCCCACCCGCTCAGCGCGTGGTTCGTCCTCGCGCTCCGCCTCGTCATCGGCGTCGCGTTCCTCTACTCGGGCGTCGAGAAGGTGCTCGCGGGCTTCGACTCGCAGGGCTACCTCACCGGCGTCGCGGCGACCAACGGCAACCCGCTCGCGGGGCTGTTCCTCTGGATGGGCCAGACGCCGTGGTTCGTCGACTTCGTGAACGTCGCCGTCCCGTGGGGCGAGGTCGCTATCGGCCTCGGCATCGTGGTTGGTCTGTTCACCCGTCTCGCGGCGTTCTTCGGCGCGTTCATGATGCTCCTCTTTTACTTCGGGAACTGGGACATGGCCCACGGCCCCATCAACAGCGACTTCACCTACATGCTGGTGTTCCTCTCGGTGGCCGCCTTCGGCGCGGGGCGCATCTTCGGCCTCGACGCCTACCTCGAACGCTACGAGGTGGGCGGCGAACCGCTCCTCGAGCGTTACCCCGCGCTCGACTACGTCCTCGGGTGA
- a CDS encoding magnesium transporter, whose product MEGTLADVQQSIATASSPAAAFGTLSRSRQREVFFLLPQTVQQSVVDDMDRDRLRAFVRRLDADEAADVLELVDEETRTAVLRRLDEARRERVEYLLGFSPESAAGLMHLDYVTVDVDRSLEAVARRVERYEAQTGRVPTIFVTEDDDLVGELPGQVLAMLDRESVDLRDHVHETPVVTYDALDTDVIDVFRENPERTVAVLDDDGAILGVIDAADLLRVVEEEATETLYEFTGVQEEESILDGPLAKVRYRYKWLIINLGTAFLAAAAVGVFEDTIAAFTLLAVYMPVVAGMGGNAGTQSMAVTVRGIALGQISLSTGNRAVVNEVLAGAANGLITGVLVAAIASVFNQSPLLGLVLGVSMVLNLVIAGFFGTTIPLALDRIGKDPATSATIFITTATDVLGFFIFLGLAQAVL is encoded by the coding sequence ATGGAGGGAACGTTAGCGGACGTTCAACAGTCCATCGCGACGGCGTCGAGTCCCGCGGCGGCGTTCGGGACGCTGTCGCGGAGTCGACAGCGGGAGGTGTTCTTCCTCCTCCCGCAGACGGTCCAGCAGTCGGTCGTCGACGACATGGACCGCGACCGGTTGCGGGCGTTCGTCCGCAGACTCGACGCCGACGAGGCGGCCGACGTCCTGGAACTGGTCGACGAGGAGACGCGGACGGCGGTGCTCCGGCGACTCGACGAGGCCCGCCGGGAGCGAGTCGAGTACCTGCTCGGGTTCAGCCCCGAGAGCGCTGCCGGCCTGATGCACCTCGACTACGTCACCGTCGACGTCGACCGGAGCCTCGAGGCGGTGGCGCGCCGCGTCGAGCGCTACGAGGCCCAGACCGGGCGGGTGCCGACCATCTTCGTCACCGAGGACGACGACCTGGTCGGCGAACTCCCCGGACAGGTCCTCGCGATGCTGGACCGCGAGTCCGTCGACCTGCGCGACCACGTCCACGAGACGCCCGTGGTCACCTACGACGCGCTCGACACGGACGTCATCGACGTGTTCCGGGAGAACCCCGAACGCACGGTGGCCGTCCTCGACGACGACGGCGCCATCCTGGGCGTCATCGACGCCGCGGACCTCCTCCGGGTCGTCGAGGAGGAGGCGACCGAGACGCTCTACGAGTTCACCGGCGTCCAGGAAGAAGAGAGCATCCTCGACGGACCGCTCGCGAAGGTCCGCTACCGCTACAAGTGGCTCATCATCAACCTCGGGACGGCGTTCCTCGCGGCCGCGGCGGTCGGCGTGTTCGAGGACACCATCGCCGCGTTCACGCTGCTCGCGGTGTACATGCCCGTCGTCGCCGGGATGGGCGGCAACGCCGGAACGCAGTCGATGGCCGTGACGGTCCGCGGCATCGCCCTCGGACAGATATCGCTCTCGACCGGCAACCGGGCCGTCGTCAACGAGGTACTCGCCGGCGCCGCCAACGGCCTCATCACGGGGGTCCTCGTCGCCGCCATCGCCTCGGTGTTCAACCAGAGTCCGTTGCTGGGCCTCGTCCTCGGGGTGTCGATGGTGTTGAACCTCGTCATCGCCGGGTTCTTCGGGACGACCATCCCGCTGGCCCTCGACCGTATCGGCAAGGACCCGGCGACGTCCGCGACCATCTTCATCACGACGGCGACGGACGTCCTCGGGTTCTTCATCTTCCTCGGGCTGGCGCAGGCCGTCCTCTGA
- the fer gene encoding ferredoxin Fer, with amino-acid sequence MPTVEYLNYEVLDDHGWDINDDDLFDTAADAGLDAEDYGTLDVNEGEYILEAAEAQGYDWPFSCRAGACANCAAILKEGEIEMDMQQILSDEEVEDKGVRLTCIGSPGADTVRIVYNAKHLDYLQNRVI; translated from the coding sequence ATGCCCACTGTTGAATACCTCAACTACGAAGTGCTCGACGACCACGGTTGGGATATAAACGACGACGACCTGTTCGACACCGCCGCCGACGCCGGCCTCGACGCCGAGGACTACGGCACGCTCGACGTGAACGAAGGCGAGTACATCCTCGAAGCCGCCGAGGCGCAGGGCTACGACTGGCCGTTCTCGTGCCGCGCCGGCGCCTGCGCGAACTGCGCAGCCATCCTCAAAGAGGGTGAAATCGAGATGGACATGCAGCAGATCCTCTCGGACGAGGAGGTCGAGGACAAGGGTGTCCGCCTGACCTGCATCGGGTCGCCCGGCGCCGACACCGTCCGCATCGTCTACAACGCGAAGCACCTGGACTACCTCCAGAACCGCGTCATCTGA
- a CDS encoding inorganic phosphate transporter: MFEALLLVGIVVAVFVGFNIGGSSTGVAFGPAVGSGTISKLAAAGLMTGFALLGGWTVGRNVVATMGGDIVPSSQFTLAASVAVLFFVGLALLVSNLFGVPASTSMTAVGAIAGLGVATGTIDWGVMGRIVSWWLVAPIVAFWVCAVVGRYLYPYLDTFLRLESPGDEVTLRERVGAVLVVVIACYMAFSAGASNVANAVAPLVGSGAIGIEAGVLVAGGAIGLGAFTIARRTLDTVGNDLTDLPLTAALVVEVISASLITFLSYIGIPASLAVSATMCIVGLGWGRATRTTTISQAASAAVRGDSEPGAGPGLSFDPVVTDGRGGAPRMRDVPRIGEEDPAALTAGDLFDPQATGRVVLLWVLTPTISAVAAYLVFRFLPVF, translated from the coding sequence GTGTTCGAAGCGCTCCTACTCGTCGGCATCGTGGTCGCCGTCTTCGTGGGATTCAACATCGGCGGGTCGTCGACCGGCGTCGCCTTCGGTCCCGCGGTGGGGAGCGGGACGATATCGAAACTCGCCGCAGCGGGGCTGATGACGGGGTTCGCGCTCCTCGGCGGGTGGACGGTCGGCCGGAACGTCGTCGCGACGATGGGCGGCGACATCGTCCCGTCGAGCCAGTTCACCCTCGCGGCGAGCGTCGCCGTCCTCTTCTTCGTCGGCCTCGCGCTGCTCGTCTCGAACCTCTTCGGCGTCCCCGCCTCCACGTCGATGACGGCCGTCGGCGCCATCGCCGGCCTCGGCGTCGCCACCGGCACCATCGACTGGGGGGTGATGGGCCGCATCGTCTCGTGGTGGCTGGTCGCCCCCATTGTCGCCTTCTGGGTGTGTGCGGTCGTCGGCCGCTACCTCTACCCCTACCTCGACACCTTCCTGCGACTGGAGTCGCCCGGCGACGAGGTGACGCTCCGCGAACGCGTCGGGGCGGTACTCGTCGTCGTCATCGCCTGTTACATGGCGTTCTCCGCGGGCGCCTCGAACGTCGCCAACGCCGTCGCACCTCTCGTCGGCAGCGGCGCCATCGGCATCGAGGCGGGGGTGCTCGTCGCCGGCGGCGCAATCGGCCTCGGGGCGTTCACCATCGCCCGGCGCACCCTCGACACCGTCGGCAACGACCTGACGGACCTCCCGCTGACGGCGGCGCTCGTCGTCGAGGTCATCAGCGCGAGCCTCATCACCTTCCTCTCGTACATCGGCATCCCCGCCAGCCTCGCCGTCAGCGCCACGATGTGTATCGTCGGCCTCGGGTGGGGGCGGGCGACGCGCACGACGACCATCTCGCAGGCGGCGAGCGCGGCGGTCCGCGGCGACAGCGAACCGGGGGCCGGCCCCGGCCTCTCGTTCGACCCCGTCGTCACCGACGGCCGCGGCGGTGCACCTCGCATGCGCGACGTCCCCCGCATCGGCGAGGAGGACCCCGCGGCGCTCACCGCGGGCGACCTCTTCGACCCGCAGGCGACGGGGCGAGTGGTCCTGCTGTGGGTGCTCACCCCGACGATCTCCGCGGTCGCGGCGTACCTCGTCTTTCGCTTCCTCCCGGTGTTCTGA
- the hisA gene encoding 1-(5-phosphoribosyl)-5-[(5-phosphoribosylamino)methylideneamino]imidazole-4-carboxamide isomerase, whose protein sequence is MFPEFEVIPAVDVQDGQVVQLVGGERGTERTYGDPVDAAERWVTAGARTLHLVDLDGAFEGERANATAVERIVEAVDVDVQLGGGIRTAADATDLLDRGVDRVILGTAAVETPDVVSSISAHHPGTVMVSLDARDGEVVVSGWTEGTGLDPAEAAARYEDLGAGAILFTDVDVEGRLEGVRTDPVERLADAVSIPVVASGGVATLDDVRALEGAGAAAVVVGSALYEGRFTLEEAIAAVGGGE, encoded by the coding sequence ATGTTCCCGGAGTTCGAGGTCATCCCGGCCGTCGACGTACAGGACGGGCAGGTCGTCCAGCTGGTCGGCGGCGAGCGCGGCACCGAGCGCACCTACGGCGACCCCGTCGACGCGGCCGAACGCTGGGTGACGGCGGGCGCGCGGACCCTCCACCTCGTCGACCTCGACGGGGCCTTCGAGGGCGAACGCGCCAACGCCACGGCCGTCGAGCGCATCGTCGAGGCCGTCGACGTCGACGTCCAGCTGGGCGGCGGCATCCGGACCGCCGCGGACGCGACGGACCTGCTCGACCGGGGGGTCGACCGCGTCATCCTCGGGACGGCCGCCGTCGAGACGCCGGACGTCGTCTCCTCCATCAGCGCCCACCACCCGGGGACGGTGATGGTGAGCCTCGACGCGCGCGACGGCGAGGTGGTCGTCTCCGGGTGGACCGAGGGGACGGGCCTCGACCCGGCCGAGGCCGCCGCCCGCTACGAGGACCTCGGCGCGGGCGCCATCCTCTTCACCGACGTCGACGTCGAGGGACGACTGGAGGGCGTCCGCACCGACCCGGTCGAGCGCCTCGCGGACGCCGTCTCCATCCCCGTCGTCGCCAGCGGCGGGGTGGCCACGCTCGACGACGTGCGCGCCCTGGAGGGGGCAGGGGCCGCCGCCGTCGTCGTCGGGAGCGCGCTCTACGAGGGCCGGTTCACCCTGGAGGAGGCCATCGCCGCCGTCGGCGGCGGCGAGTGA
- a CDS encoding tryptophanase, translated as MRSYKAKMVTPIRLPSREERSRNLERAGYNVFNLDAAAVYVDLLTDSGTGTMSDAQWAALVRGDEAYAGSESFHRLREAVRDVMGFEHVVPTHQGRGAENVLYGALLGEGDVAGGSSGRERPVVLNNTHFDTTRAHVANQGAEAVDCPVEGAWDRTVEGDFLGNFSVERAREVVDEVGAERVPVVVLTVTNNSAAGQPVSMANIRETAAFADEIDATFVVDACRFAENAHFIRERETGFADRSLAAVAREQLSYADALTMSGKKDGLVNIGGFAAVRDPDLLERTKQRAILYEGFPTYGGMAGRDLDALAVGLREAVDPPYVAERVEQVATLGELLSEAGIPIVTPTGGHAVYVDAGDLLPQVPPGAFPGQRLVCELYREGGVRGVELGSFAFPGADRPEYVRLALPRRTYWREHLEHVAETAATVREQREAYTGLEIVSEPPMKELRHFTAELRPR; from the coding sequence ATGCGCTCGTACAAAGCGAAGATGGTCACCCCCATCCGCCTCCCCTCGCGCGAGGAGCGCTCGCGGAACCTGGAGCGGGCGGGGTACAACGTCTTCAACCTCGATGCGGCGGCGGTGTACGTCGACCTCCTGACCGACTCCGGGACGGGGACGATGAGCGACGCGCAGTGGGCGGCGCTCGTCCGCGGCGACGAGGCCTACGCCGGCAGCGAGAGCTTCCACCGCCTGCGCGAGGCCGTCCGCGACGTGATGGGCTTCGAGCACGTCGTCCCGACCCACCAGGGCCGCGGCGCGGAGAACGTCCTCTACGGGGCGCTGCTGGGTGAGGGCGACGTGGCCGGCGGCAGTTCAGGGCGCGAACGACCCGTCGTGCTCAACAACACGCACTTCGACACGACCCGGGCGCACGTCGCCAACCAGGGGGCCGAGGCGGTCGACTGCCCCGTCGAGGGCGCCTGGGACCGAACCGTCGAGGGCGACTTCCTCGGGAACTTCTCGGTCGAGCGCGCCCGCGAGGTGGTCGACGAGGTGGGTGCCGAGCGCGTCCCGGTCGTCGTCCTCACCGTCACCAACAACTCGGCGGCCGGCCAGCCCGTCAGCATGGCGAACATCCGGGAGACCGCCGCGTTCGCCGACGAGATAGACGCGACGTTCGTCGTCGACGCCTGCCGGTTCGCGGAGAACGCCCACTTCATCCGCGAGCGCGAGACGGGCTTCGCCGACCGCTCGCTGGCCGCCGTCGCGCGCGAACAGCTCTCCTACGCCGACGCGCTCACCATGAGCGGGAAGAAAGACGGACTGGTGAACATCGGCGGGTTCGCCGCCGTCCGGGACCCCGACCTCCTCGAACGGACGAAACAGCGCGCCATCCTCTACGAGGGCTTCCCCACCTACGGCGGGATGGCCGGGCGCGACCTGGACGCCCTCGCCGTCGGCCTCCGGGAGGCGGTCGACCCCCCCTACGTCGCCGAGCGCGTCGAGCAGGTGGCGACGCTCGGGGAACTCCTCTCCGAGGCCGGGATACCCATCGTGACGCCGACGGGTGGACACGCCGTCTACGTCGACGCCGGCGACCTCCTCCCGCAGGTCCCGCCCGGGGCGTTCCCGGGCCAGCGTCTCGTCTGCGAACTCTACCGCGAGGGGGGCGTCAGGGGCGTCGAACTCGGCTCGTTCGCCTTCCCGGGCGCCGACCGACCGGAGTACGTCCGCCTCGCGCTCCCCCGGCGTACCTACTGGCGCGAGCACCTCGAACACGTCGCCGAGACGGCCGCGACCGTGCGCGAGCAGCGCGAGGCGTACACCGGGTTGGAGATCGTCTCGGAGCCGCCGATGAAGGAACTGCGCCACTTCACCGCCGAACTGCGTCCGCGCTGA
- the hisB gene encoding imidazoleglycerol-phosphate dehydratase HisB: MTERSATVVRETSETDIEVTLVVDGSGEATVETGVGFFDHMLESFAKHGLFDLSVACDGDLHIDDHHTVEDVAIALGTAFDEALGDRRGIVRFADRRVPLDEAVAGCVVDVSGRPLVRFDGAFSQARVGEFTSHMGEHFARSLATNAGLTLHVTVEGENAHHELEALFKCLARTLDDATRVDERRADDTPSTKGAL, translated from the coding sequence ATGACAGAGCGCAGCGCCACCGTCGTCCGCGAGACGAGCGAGACGGACATCGAGGTCACGCTCGTCGTCGACGGGAGCGGCGAGGCGACCGTCGAGACCGGCGTCGGCTTCTTCGACCACATGCTCGAATCGTTCGCCAAGCACGGCCTGTTCGACCTCTCGGTGGCGTGCGACGGCGACCTCCACATCGACGACCACCACACCGTCGAGGACGTGGCTATCGCCCTCGGGACGGCGTTCGACGAGGCCCTCGGCGACAGGCGCGGCATCGTCCGCTTCGCCGACCGCCGCGTCCCGCTCGACGAGGCCGTCGCCGGCTGCGTCGTCGACGTCTCGGGCCGGCCCCTCGTTCGCTTCGACGGCGCGTTCTCACAGGCCCGCGTCGGGGAGTTCACCAGCCACATGGGCGAGCACTTCGCGCGCTCGCTGGCGACGAACGCCGGCCTGACCCTCCACGTGACGGTCGAGGGCGAGAACGCCCACCACGAACTCGAGGCGCTGTTCAAGTGCCTCGCCCGGACGCTCGACGACGCGACGCGGGTCGACGAGCGACGGGCCGACGACACCCCGAGCACGAAGGGCGCGCTGTAG
- a CDS encoding alpha/beta fold hydrolase, which yields MSHVDTTDGTRLYYEEHGEGETILLVHGWTMNSEYWWRENTAALAEGHHVVTYDHRGHGRSEKPEGGHTLERYASDLRDLVEALGLDDVTLVGWSMGAAVALTYLDRFGSDRVRSLALVDQSPMFFSEDDWDYPLFGEFSPEALDGVVAGLETDREGTVKPVLATFFAEPPGSETIDEMYAETTRTPTGTATAVLADMATTDLRDVVAAVDVPTLLCYGEQSAVFPGDVGGWLESRMPDATLVRFEGSGHCPHWEEPATFNAELAAFVERTGARDRPLAGPK from the coding sequence ATGTCTCACGTAGACACTACTGACGGTACCCGCCTGTACTACGAAGAACACGGAGAGGGTGAGACGATACTCCTCGTTCACGGCTGGACGATGAACTCGGAGTACTGGTGGCGGGAGAACACGGCGGCACTCGCCGAGGGGCACCACGTCGTGACTTACGACCACCGGGGACACGGCCGGTCGGAGAAGCCTGAGGGGGGACACACGCTCGAACGGTACGCGAGCGACCTTCGTGACCTCGTCGAGGCCCTCGGTCTCGACGACGTCACGCTGGTCGGGTGGTCGATGGGGGCGGCAGTCGCACTCACGTACCTCGACCGCTTCGGTTCCGACCGTGTCAGGTCGCTCGCCCTCGTCGACCAGAGTCCGATGTTCTTCTCGGAGGACGACTGGGACTACCCCCTGTTCGGCGAGTTCTCACCGGAGGCGCTCGACGGCGTCGTGGCGGGACTGGAGACCGACCGTGAGGGGACGGTCAAGCCGGTCCTCGCGACGTTCTTCGCGGAACCGCCGGGGTCGGAGACGATAGACGAGATGTACGCAGAGACGACGCGGACGCCGACCGGGACAGCGACGGCCGTTCTGGCCGACATGGCGACCACAGACCTCCGCGACGTCGTCGCCGCCGTCGACGTGCCGACGCTCCTCTGTTACGGCGAGCAGAGCGCAGTGTTCCCCGGTGACGTCGGCGGGTGGCTCGAGAGTCGGATGCCGGACGCCACCCTCGTCCGGTTCGAGGGGAGCGGCCACTGTCCGCACTGGGAGGAACCGGCGACGTTCAACGCCGAACTCGCGGCGTTCGTCGAACGGACCGGTGCCCGCGACCGACCCCTCGCGGGACCGAAGTAG
- a CDS encoding amino acid-binding protein — protein MFDEIMEKFENSPSQQAVIRLLLERGFSVSDEGRVVSGRIEIPNTGIAREIDVDRRVVDATTDAILADEELRRIFQNISAIPSLKDLAPVLDLSVLTVYVDDADAPGIVARVTGLLADADISIRQTVSEDPEFTDEPTLTLITDDDLTGDVITAVRALPFVRKLELE, from the coding sequence ATGTTCGACGAGATAATGGAGAAGTTCGAGAACAGCCCCAGCCAGCAGGCGGTCATCCGCCTGCTGCTCGAACGCGGGTTCTCCGTCAGCGACGAGGGCCGGGTCGTCTCGGGTCGCATCGAGATTCCGAACACGGGTATCGCCCGCGAGATAGACGTCGACCGCCGCGTCGTCGACGCGACCACCGACGCCATCCTCGCGGACGAGGAACTGCGGCGCATCTTCCAGAACATCTCCGCCATCCCGAGCCTGAAGGACCTCGCGCCGGTGCTCGACCTCTCGGTGCTCACCGTCTACGTCGACGACGCCGACGCCCCCGGCATCGTCGCCCGGGTGACGGGGCTGCTCGCCGACGCCGACATCAGCATCCGTCAGACCGTCAGCGAGGACCCGGAGTTCACCGACGAACCGACACTCACCCTCATCACCGACGACGACCTCACGGGCGACGTCATCACCGCCGTTCGCGCGCTGCCGTTCGTCCGGAAGCTCGAACTGGAGTGA
- a CDS encoding IMPACT family protein: MSDSYRTLAGSADASFAVRGSEFVGYVAPVEDVEGAEAFVAAVRERHPDATHNVPAYRVRVGDATLGSAMLREYQNDDGEPSGSAGKPMLNVLQGQELENVAAVVTRYYGGTNLGVGGLVRAYSRATKVAVAAAGTVEEVPHRRLSVTVAYDDSGTVRGILESAGVEFDATYESDVSFDARVPLSEADALADRLRSATSGRADVA; encoded by the coding sequence GTGTCCGATTCGTATCGCACCCTCGCGGGGTCGGCCGACGCGTCGTTCGCCGTCCGGGGCTCCGAGTTCGTCGGCTACGTCGCGCCCGTCGAGGACGTCGAGGGCGCAGAGGCGTTCGTCGCGGCCGTCCGCGAGCGCCACCCCGACGCCACGCACAACGTGCCCGCCTACCGCGTCCGGGTCGGTGACGCCACCCTCGGGTCGGCGATGCTCCGCGAGTACCAGAACGACGACGGTGAACCCTCCGGGTCGGCGGGCAAGCCGATGCTCAACGTCCTCCAGGGCCAGGAACTGGAGAACGTCGCGGCCGTCGTCACGCGCTACTACGGCGGGACGAACCTCGGCGTCGGCGGCCTCGTGCGCGCCTACTCGCGGGCGACGAAGGTGGCCGTCGCGGCCGCCGGGACCGTCGAGGAAGTACCCCACCGCCGGCTCTCGGTCACCGTGGCGTACGACGACTCGGGGACCGTCCGCGGGATACTGGAGAGCGCCGGCGTCGAGTTCGACGCGACCTACGAGAGCGACGTCAGTTTCGACGCGCGCGTCCCGCTGTCGGAGGCCGACGCGCTCGCCGACCGCCTCCGGAGCGCCACGAGCGGTCGCGCGGACGTGGCGTGA
- the upp gene encoding uracil phosphoribosyltransferase, giving the protein MTIEERGNASLVTHALARDTLSRIRDVETQQVSFRKGLVKLGRICGYEIIDGAMETEYVPVRTPMTEMTGERVTGIDDVVIINVLRAATPFVEGLLKAFPRARQGVISAGRDEEAGMNEEGEFPISIDYVKLPEIHPEDTVIVADPMLATGSTMSVVLDHVLSTQPEPARLFVLSAVSAPDGLLRVAEQFPEADLLTVSIDDHLDENGYIVPGLGDAGDRAFGTD; this is encoded by the coding sequence ATGACCATCGAGGAGCGCGGAAACGCCTCGCTCGTCACCCACGCGCTGGCCCGAGACACGCTCTCGCGCATCCGCGACGTGGAGACCCAGCAGGTGTCCTTCCGGAAGGGACTCGTGAAGCTCGGCCGCATCTGCGGCTACGAAATCATCGACGGCGCGATGGAGACGGAGTACGTCCCCGTCCGGACGCCGATGACGGAGATGACCGGCGAGCGCGTCACCGGCATCGACGACGTCGTCATCATCAACGTCCTGCGCGCGGCGACGCCGTTCGTCGAGGGACTCCTGAAGGCGTTCCCCCGGGCGCGCCAGGGCGTCATCAGCGCCGGGCGCGACGAGGAAGCGGGCATGAACGAGGAGGGGGAGTTCCCCATCAGCATCGACTACGTGAAACTGCCCGAGATACACCCCGAGGACACCGTCATCGTCGCCGACCCGATGCTCGCCACCGGGTCGACGATGTCCGTCGTCCTCGACCACGTCCTCTCGACGCAACCGGAGCCGGCGCGGCTGTTCGTCCTCTCGGCGGTGAGCGCGCCCGACGGTCTGCTGCGCGTCGCCGAGCAGTTCCCCGAGGCGGACCTGCTGACGGTGTCCATCGACGACCACCTCGACGAGAACGGCTACATCGTCCCCGGGCTCGGCGACGCGGGCGACCGGGCGTTCGGGACGGACTAG
- a CDS encoding SRPBCC family protein: MREVTVSRFVRAPPSVVRPLLTPASLVAYEGSFAVRAVDERGDATVVTAGAGGLELALRFEERADGWYYRQEGEAGPFDAMETWVTVEPKDEGSRVTMRSAVDLGLPLPFSGRLAAWKRRGELKRALSALAADC, encoded by the coding sequence ATGCGCGAGGTCACCGTCTCCCGGTTCGTCCGCGCCCCGCCGTCGGTCGTCCGCCCGCTGCTCACCCCCGCGTCGCTCGTCGCCTACGAGGGGAGCTTCGCGGTCCGCGCCGTCGACGAGCGCGGGGACGCGACGGTCGTCACGGCGGGCGCGGGCGGCCTCGAACTCGCGCTCCGCTTCGAGGAGCGCGCCGACGGCTGGTACTACCGCCAGGAGGGGGAGGCCGGCCCCTTCGACGCGATGGAGACGTGGGTGACGGTCGAACCGAAGGACGAGGGCTCGCGCGTGACCATGCGCTCGGCGGTCGACCTCGGCCTCCCGCTCCCGTTCTCGGGGCGCCTCGCGGCGTGGAAGCGCCGCGGCGAGTTGAAGCGGGCGCTCTCGGCGCTGGCGGCGGACTGCTGA
- a CDS encoding CobW family GTP-binding protein codes for MAARGSTPVTLLSGALGAGKTTTLNHLLEHADRRLAVLVNDMGEINIDAALVESRADGVTELSNGCICCDLRGDLDVAVSRLARERDFDHLVVESSGISEPAPVATLFTTGAASAAYDLDTLATVVDAATFAETLAEGEETARTDDGPRPLADLLAAQVECADVLVLNKCDLVEEAELTATEDLLRSLNPRARLVRTTHGTLDPGDVVGTGRFDLDTVSETDGWRRALDHAAGHHHGDDDPHDDHDHDDHHPLAAYGVDSVAYRRRRPFHPGRLASVLRDLPGSVLRSKGLLWVAGRDDVSLHYSQAGRSSRVEVQGNWIASLAESRQEMQRRMHPEVEWDETHGDRQSQLVLIGRGMDEETLVTALDDALVTDAEWESDTYGENPFPRAGEEPVVLR; via the coding sequence ATGGCAGCACGCGGCTCGACACCGGTCACCCTCCTGAGCGGCGCGCTCGGGGCGGGCAAGACGACGACGCTCAACCACCTGCTCGAACACGCCGACCGCCGTCTCGCCGTCCTCGTCAACGACATGGGCGAGATAAACATCGACGCGGCGCTCGTGGAGTCGCGCGCCGACGGCGTCACCGAACTCTCGAACGGCTGTATCTGCTGTGACCTGCGCGGCGACCTCGACGTGGCCGTCTCGCGGCTCGCCCGCGAGCGGGACTTCGACCACCTCGTCGTCGAGTCCTCCGGCATCAGCGAACCCGCGCCGGTCGCGACGCTGTTCACGACGGGCGCCGCGAGCGCCGCCTACGACCTCGACACGCTCGCCACCGTCGTCGACGCCGCCACCTTCGCGGAGACGCTCGCGGAGGGCGAGGAGACCGCCCGGACCGACGACGGACCGCGGCCGCTCGCGGACCTGCTCGCCGCGCAGGTCGAGTGCGCGGACGTCCTCGTGCTCAACAAGTGCGACCTCGTCGAGGAGGCGGAACTGACCGCCACCGAGGACCTCCTCCGGTCGCTCAACCCCCGTGCCCGTCTCGTCCGGACCACCCACGGCACCCTCGACCCCGGCGACGTCGTCGGGACGGGTCGCTTCGACCTCGACACGGTGAGCGAGACCGACGGCTGGCGGCGCGCGCTCGACCACGCCGCGGGGCACCACCACGGCGACGACGACCCCCATGACGACCACGACCACGACGACCACCACCCGCTCGCGGCCTACGGCGTCGACTCCGTCGCCTACCGCAGGCGGCGTCCGTTCCACCCCGGACGCCTCGCGAGCGTCCTCCGCGACCTGCCGGGGAGCGTCCTGCGCTCGAAGGGGCTGCTGTGGGTCGCCGGCCGCGACGACGTCTCGCTGCACTACAGCCAGGCCGGCCGCTCCTCGCGCGTCGAGGTACAGGGGAACTGGATAGCGAGCCTGGCGGAGTCGAGACAGGAGATGCAGCGGCGGATGCATCCCGAGGTGGAGTGGGACGAGACCCACGGCGACCGACAGTCACAACTCGTCCTCATCGGGCGGGGGATGGACGAGGAGACGCTCGTGACGGCGCTCGACGACGCGCTCGTCACCGACGCGGAGTGGGAGAGCGACACCTACGGCGAGAACCCGTTCCCGCGGGCGGGCGAGGAGCCGGTCGTCCTCCGGTAA